The genomic interval AGACAATGCTCGTGGCATCCGTATGTGAAAGCATTTCGGCGGACGACTCCGTGTGCCCACGAATGTTTGTGCGACTGTGTGCATCTTGGCCAAACAAGCCAAACAATGTAGACAATTGCTTTTAGAGCGTTGACTGATGACAATCGCAATCACTTTGCCGCCCACTCAACCTAGATTTCCACCAGCTAAAGCAAACACGGCAAGAGGCAAGAGATTTCGGCAGTGGAATGTTGGATGTTGTATGTTGGATGCGGGATTTGGGACGATGATGCTGCTACACGTACCCGATCTCCAGTTTCTAGTTACCAGTTGCCAGTAGTCAGGTAGCGGTGGCATTCGCTGGCGCTCAATTTGTAGTTTTCGGCATGGATTACACATACGCCGTGTGGCGCATTCAGCTCGCTTGTCAGCTTATAATTCAATTCGCCAGCagatgcagctgctgcagcatcTGTAGTTGCTATATCTATATCAGCTGCCCCAAATTGACAGACAAACTGCACACTGCCGTGTGCATGGCAAATTGCATTAGCTGTCAGAGGGAACTTTTAGCTTTGATTGTGTAATTTATACAAAGATTTGACCTGCACTCGCTTTGAGTTCGTTTCGCCATGCAATGCCGTCGGCCAATAAGTGAAAAGCATTCTTTGCGCGGCTCAAAGTGAAAGTTCTTTGACGTGCAGTACTTTTTGTGAAAGAATGAGCTTTAAAACCATCAAAGGTAGCGATTGTGTCTGAACTTTAGATGGAAACTTAATCAATTTATCGCATTAAACGAGCATTATCGAAGTACTTGGGGACAGTCCAAGTTCCGAAATATAGCAATCCCAAAGTTGTCCCACATTTCGACACTCACGCATGACAGGAATGAGTTCAAGTTGCTGTCAGTGGCAAAGATTTAATGCTTTTTGCGCTCCCCCAGTCCGATTTTATTTTTCTCCCCGTTGCTTTGCCCTTTATTGAGAAACAGCTGCCATCATAATTCAATATTTTACACTCGAATGTACACGGAACAGAACTTgacagcgacaacaacaaggATCTGAGCAGCGAATGAAAATGTTTACACGCTGCCGAGTTGCTGAGCTGCGAGCTGCTGAGCTGCTGAGCACTTCGCACAACCCCGGCCAACTAACTGAACCGAATGAGTGACTTCCCCGAGGACGAGGAAGGGGTAGGGTCCTCCAAGAGGCGCCAGCACGTCTCCTGAACGTCCTGGGTGACCAtaaggagcagcagctgtaGCCTGAGCACTGTGCCTTGCACTGAAAGATAAGTGAAATTTGGTGTACGAGTATGTGTGCCTTATAAATAAGATATTGTTCTGATCAAGGACCAAAAAGGTATTCAGCTGTCTTTGCACTTAGAAACAAAGCTAAAAGTAAGCAAAGACATTACTTCGGGAAGAAGCACTACACTTTCAAAAAATGTACTACAAAATCACGTTACAAATTTAAAGGCAATCAAATTGAAAGGCCACAGTATTTTTAGTAAATATTTACTGAACATTCacgtttctctcagtgtaagCATGTAAGCAACAGGCAGCAGAATCAAAGACGAATTGTAGCCACGGTAACCAGATTGGCCAGCAGCCAAAGGCCTTTGTTTAGGCCCACCTTCCACCCACCGTGTGCTTGTGGCAATTAGCATGGTGTAGTTAATAATTACATTTAAGTCCCCCAATTCGACCCGCCCCAAATCATGGGGTTTCATGGCTGTCACGCCAGCCACGTCTCATTTAACATAATGATCCTGACTGCATTCGGATGTGGGTGTGCGTGGGGTAGTGGCAGCCAGCAAATTCAATCAAAGATTCTCACACAACTCAACTGCAGTAAAATGGCTTACCGCAAATGCCAAAAATAAGACCAGAATTGCAGGTAAGCAGGCGCCTGAAAATCCAGTTGGAGCGGCAACCGAAACCACAGTCCTGGTACCCAACAGACAGCTGGCTATAATCCATTTTGTGTGGGGCTTTGGCAACTGCACTTTGAGTGGAGATTACCGATACCTTTCATTTAATGGGGATATTATACAAACAGTTTGTAAATTCAATTGGTTAAAGGTCAAAGGGTATTCAGCCCATGCCGGGGCTTTAAGCTCTCGAGTCTTTGACTTTTAAACAAACATGTATACAACGTTTATAGTATTGTTCTCATTATTGTTACTTAACTACGAAAATTCAATCTCTCTACCGTATTTTATCTCCTAAAGCAATGCACTTAACGACTCGTCTGCTGCCTGACTTCAATGTGCCGTCTGATATTTAAACGTCGGGACACCTGTGCGTATGAGCAATAAATTCGCAGTGAATATCACGCATTTGCCGCGTTTAACCTTTGAAAGAAATTGTGCGCTCAAAAAGCATTTTAAAGTCCTATTACACACAACGAGAAGCGGCAGAGCCACAACAATTTATATGGAACACAGCTTCCCCTATCTGAGGAAACCGCAGTGAAAAACGGAAAACTTTTTCCAGGCACGATAAGAGTTTTTTAATTTGTCTAAAAACGCGCGGCAAAGGTGCGGGAGCGGTGGAGTGTTCCCTGCCTCTATCCCTatccctatacatatatatattcatacatatatattcgtTTTGGGCGGGAGTgtcgagtgggcgtggccgcgTTGAGAGGCGAACTTTTTAGGCGGCGTAATTTATGCACAATGAAAGCGTTTGGGATTAAGGACACAATAACACCGCCAAACGGGGCGTGGCAAAGGCGTCGTCTGTGGCGCGGCGTAAAAAAGCAAGTGCCCCCCGctcctgtttatttttttttggtttttttttgcaaggCAGACAGGTGTAGCAGGCAAGCCGGAAAATTAGCGGAAAGCGTCAAAAGCGTTCCCCAAACGGCAATGTCGCGGCATGTCTAACCTTAGCGGGAACCCCTGCCCCCTGGAACCGCCCACCACTTTCCCCGTTTTTACCTGAGGCACCAACTTTTTGCATAACCGCAATTAAACACTTGGAAAAACATCAATACGTAGATCAAAGGAACTAATATTGAATTCTTTTAGAGTGAAATATAAGTCAACTTCATTCTAGGAACTCCAAAAGCACTTAGTTCGCTTTCCGATTGTAACATGCTTATGTAGAGCATTAAAAGCTTATTGAAAATTGTTCTGAGTGCAACTGGCGccactaactaactaactggTGCAAATGAGAGCACAGTTTATGGCTTATTGTCGTTGGTGTTGgcgtttctgtttctgctgctgctgctgctgctgccatttTCGTGTTGACAAATTCGCCGGCGGACAAGTTGGCTTTTTGTCTCCGCGTGTGGCACTTGCCACCGTATAGTTTAGTTTGCCTATGCGTTTGGCTTCTGGTCCTCTGGTCTCCTGTCGTCCACGGCGTAATTACCTGGACCCCGGGCCATAATGGGAGCACGTTGTTTGGCAGCTGCCTGGCGGCCACATCGGCTCACAACAACAGAAACAGGGAAACGAGCGTTTTGGGCATGATAACTTTGTCCCAAAAGTTGTGAATGGGGAAGCGAGCTGCGAGATAGGATAACTTTTTGCCCGAATTCGTGTTTGAATTGGTTCGGGGGCTAGTGAGACGAACTAGCCGGGCTCAAAACACTTTGATTAACTTGAAAGTTGGGGCGTCGTTCCAAAGCACGGATGCAAAGCGTATTTGCAGTTCATATTGTTCGCCAAAGTGTTTTTGAGAGGGTTTTTTAATAGATTTAACTTTATACAAGAAGAACTTGCAGATTAAAGATATTACATTTTACTGCTTGTACCAatctatatttatttctgAACTCTCATTTTTCGCGGATTATAATGTAAACATTTAATTTGAGGCCACAATTCAAAGTTCTTGTTGGTGTTTCTCTTTGTTTTCGTTATGGTTGTTTGTCATGCATATCAAACGCTTCATGGCCAGTGGATGCTCCCCAAAAAATGCCCTCCTTATCCATGGGGCTTAAGTAGCCATTGTTCTTAGTGTTGTTATTGCGTTGAGTTTTTTCcgtttgtttgttattttttggtttatttcTGGTTTTGCCTGCGGCTTTGGGGCGGCTTAAAATTGGATTTGCGTTTCGCTTTGACATCgcctgtttttgttgcttagCCGGAGGAGCTCTGTCCACTTTTAAGAGATTTCTGCTCACCTCCACACACTTGTAAAAATGTCACTTTAATAACTTTGTGTTGCTATCTTGTTTTGGCTGCATTTTTTGTctgtttttttggcttttatttgGTCGTGTTTTTTGTAGCACGTTTTAATTGCCCTTGCAGCAGCTGGCAACAATTCtgcttttggttttggctCTTCTTCATCCGTTATTGTCGTATTTTTAGACGTGCCACAAATCCCCAACAGGCcaaaacatggaaaaaaaaggaaggaaacagaaacattttgtttttatgacTGCCAAACATGAAAGAGACACGAGCAACACAATGCGAACAATGTGTGAGATTTCGCACGTCGTTATAAATAGCAATAAAATGCTACAAAAAATTTGTCTTAGAGAGGAAAACAATTTCCAAATTGGGGAAACTcaaattgtaaattataaTTTGATTCCATAAATGCGGGCTCCATTGTGTGGCGGCGGGAACACGCAAATAATTTTCCAGCTCTCCCCGGCCAGGGGTCAAAGTTGGACTCCCTTTCCACACTCCACCCCGCCACACGCCACTCCTCCGTTGGAGGCATTAAATTAGCAGTCTGTTTGCCAGTGCTTCCCCCTCGATTCACCCAACTTTTCTTGGTAAGCTGCTTAGGAACTGCAACAGAAATGTAACAAAGTTTCGCCAAAGTCCACCGCAAAGTTATGGCCACACAAAAGTTAATTCTGAATGGCTGCGCCTGTCGCTATGCAGCACATTTTCCACAGATGAAGGGTAGCACAAGGACTATCTGCAGACGGATGTCAATCCTTTCTGGAATTCACAACATTATACAATACTTGGTATATAATACTGTTTAAATCCTATCTTCAAAAACAAAGCAACAAATCGCACAAACTATAAAAACTTCCAGATTCTCAATTGAATTTCCTCAATGCATTACTAGCTGAAGTTGGGTGGTTATTGAAATCACTCGAAGTATCAAACACTTCTACATTACGCGGTATCATGACTGCTCTTAATCATTTACAAAATCTTTTTCAATTACAAGCGGAATGTAAGAAACAACACCAGGGCTATAAAATTCCCTCGTAATTATTTGCACAAAATGCTTAATTGTTTGCGTTTTACAGCGAATTTCGTTGAGCGCCCCTGGCAAATATTGACGCTCATCAAtgggtgtgtttgtgttttccGCTGGTGGAAAAATTATCGCACAGCGTGTGAAAAAAGTGGAAGCTGCGCGCTCTTTGtggttcttgttgttgttgtttggcatttcaattaaataaataggCTTATTTTTTATGGAGCACAGCGGCCGCGCCaagtaaaatttaaataaagaacgtgaaaaaaaaaatggcgcTTGAAAATGGTATACTCGTATGTACATTGTACACTGTGAATaactgagtgtgtgtgtggtgtgtggtGTGTCTGTCGAAGCATTGAAGCAGTTTCAAAACGACACGCACACATGTGCAGAATGGGGTGGAGCAGGAGAGGGAAGAGCTGCAGCTTTTAGTCAAGTCTCTGGTTGTACATAAAAAAGTCaacagacaaacaaacaaacaaacatgtaaattatgaaaaatgtaCTAACAAAGCAGCATAAGCACACATACACCAACACTCAGGCTGAGCACACGCCGGTTCCAACAGCAGAGTCCACGAAATTAGAATCTTTAGGTGTCTAATTCACAAAAAGAGTTTCGGGTTGAGAGTAGGTGCTGCTGCTCTATTGAATTAATATTTCCAGTTCAATCCCGACGTTCACTGGCCATTGTGGGCCAATCTTCACCAGCGTCAAACACGCTCCGTCATACGATCTATTGTTACTCGATCATGGAAGCGTTATAAGCACGTTTCTCGTCATCCGACAGCGGAGATCCCTCGAGGCTCCAGCGAAATTCGCTACGGGAGTGAAGGGGCGGCAGTGGAAACGGATATGACCTCATCAGGAAGAACAGGTCCAGTTTTGGCTCTATGAGATTTCCATTGCAACTGCTTGAGGTGCGTGCGTCACTCCACTCCGGATACATATTTGGTGGCATGCTGGGAAATGAGTGGTCCATTATGGGTGCGAGATGGAGATGCAAGCCTATCTGTTGGTTTCCTTGGGAGTGGcacttttttttctatttttaaaaactttgAATTTTGGAGACGGGTGAAGCAGACAGCTGGTAAACGTCTGTTTTCGCCTGAATCTACACAAACTGATTAAAGATGGCAGGGTTTCTCAGTTAGCTCAATAGATTGGAGCCTAATCAAGAATTCGCACCATTATGATATGGCAGACTTGAACTTTTCGTGTGCCGTCGACTGTTTGGGAATATGTACATTCAGAATTACTGCGTCTCGTTAGCCACCGACTGAGCCTGGTCTACCTGGTCGGTCTGCCTTGCGCTGCTGCCagtcttttatttatttttttttgttctgtATAGACTCTGTCCAACGATGTAGGCCGGCAACAGCAATAACCCAACTCATGCGCCTTCCGCTCCTGACTGCCCGCCTCATCCTTCCTGTTGCGAAGCCATCACCTCGCCGCCCCACCTGAAAAATGCGCAcctgttttgtttattttgacTGCGCTGTTGTTGCAGTATCCGCTTCAATCGCGTTGCCGCTGCTCCTGCGGTCCGGAATTCGCCTCTGTTTGGTGTTTTTGTAGCTTTAGCACAGCTGTGCCGTTATGTTGTGCATTTAAAGTGCAGCTCATCCAGCTCGAAATCCAAGGTAGCACTTTTAAGCACGTTTCAGGATCATTTGCTCACACTGCCCCCGTATAAAGTTGTAAGTTGTAAAACATGGGGCACATAAAAACGAGGCATTGCACCTCACATCAATCAAAATAATCCAGAAAATGCATGTTTAAAAGCTGTGAGTTCGCTTTTTCTGTTGGATTTGAGTACTACAACTTATTTTATGTGCAACTGCTAAACTCAcataattatacaaaaatacaAGATAAACTGGATAAATAAAGCTGATAAAGTGCTGAGGGACGCAATTCCCTGCCCCATTCCTACATAGACAATTGCTGGTCATCTGCGGTGAGGAACTCATTGCAAAGTATGTCCGCTGGCGATCGAATGGGTTTGAGCATTCCGCAGTGAGCTGAAAAAGGCAACTTTAACTGCAACTTTGACTGCGGGTTACGCTTAATTAAATGGCCAAGCATCAGACCGAAGTAAATACCGGGGTGTGAGGGGTGAGTCGAGTTAGTTtccttttgtttgtttggaaAAAGCGCCCCTCCCCATCTGCCCCGCTCATTGACAATGCAAGCCGGGGCTAATCAGTTGAGAAAATTTCTGTGAGATGgctaaaaccaaacaaaagaGCTAAAGCTCGGACCCTTCGGGGGCTGCCTTAATTAGCGCTGCAAACAAAGGAAACTTTCCGAGTTCGAGTCCGAGAAACGTTGGGTCAAAAGTGCCAATACAATGTGTAAATATAAATGAGCAGTGGTGCAAAAGCGTTCTTAATTATTGCGCATCATTGGAGACGGGCGGAAAATGCCGAGGAAATTCCGGAAGAGATACCCCGAAGTCAGAGACGGTGTCGGTGATTTCCGCAAGGTAAATGACAGACGGCTTAagttattaatatatttccGTCGACTGCGTAATTCGACATCAATCAAGCCAGTCGACGTTGGCCTTAATGCTTGCCAAATTAATCGCAATTGTATTGAGATTGATAGGAGCAGAAAATCGTTGATTTTCGAAGCGGCGAAAACACGaattttgcccattttttatGGGCCAATTAAAATGTTTGTTGTGCATGTGCTGACAATGCTTAAAAGAGAAATTAACAGGGAAATGTGTATTCCACGCTCGAAAGAGGCAGGCAAATGGATGCCGTGTAAAAAGAGGTTAAAAAATAGTAACTGGAAACGATGAAAATGTTTCGGGGGGGCTTGTTGAAAAACTCAGAGCAAGTTTATACGGGAGACAGATTGGTTTTTTAATACATCAGCGATTTTATCCGCATCTTCTGCGCAGTTAACCCCAAATAGGAGGAACTATTCGTAATCAAAAACTCCAACCCTAATAATCATAAGTGGTCTGGTAGCTTGAAACTTCTTGGCAAACCTTTTAGGAACCCACAACCGATGATAAAACCCCTGCTCAACCACAATAATTCAATTATGAGCTACCACATTTGCGAGCTCCTTTCTCGCAACAACGACAAATTGAATAAGTTGAAGGTCTTCCGGCTTGCTCTTTTTGGATTGGGGAAAGGATTGCGAAAGCTTTCAAAAGTTCCAACTCCAATGCTGGCCAAAGTGTTGCGGAGCATATAAAGTTATAGTAGTGAGGCAAAGTTTTTA from Drosophila mauritiana strain mau12 chromosome 3L, ASM438214v1, whole genome shotgun sequence carries:
- the LOC117140643 gene encoding uncharacterized protein LOC117140643, with amino-acid sequence MDHSFPSMPPNMYPEWSDARTSSSCNGNLIEPKLDLFFLMRSYPFPLPPLHSRSEFRWSLEGSPLSDDEKRAYNASMIE